ttCTACATGCTGGATCGGATGTGATTTTAGAAgaatatttcattcattattcTTAATGTCTtcatcttcctttttttcttctctctttttttctcttttgtagcTTGACCCTTGGATCTTACCCCAACATCCCAAAGATGGCTGCGTATGCCCTTGTCACTGAGAACTTTAAGTTTGCATCACTCTTTTTCAAGAGTAAAGATGTGATGATCTTTAATGGAATGATTGCTCTGGGGACTGTGGCAAGCCAGACTGCGTACAACGTTTTTGCCTTTGAATGTCCATGTTCCCCTGGAAGGAATTACTACTACGGGTTAGCTGCCATTGGGGCGCCTGCTTTGGCATTTTTTATTGTCGGAGTAATGTTAAATAAGCGAACTTGGGACCTAGTCTCGGAATGTCGCCTTAGGAGGTTCCGGAAACTATCAACTGCAGCAGCATTTGCAGTATTGGGAAGTGTCATAGGTCGAGCCGTGGTGGCCCCTCTGACTTGGACTGTAATATCTCTGCTTCAGGGTCTGGCATACACATGTGCTTTAAGTGAGTTTATTGATCCCAGCAGTTTGTGGGGCTTACCACCAGATTCTAAAATAGAGGACATGGCAATGTTCCCTTGCAAGGAGAGTGTCAGAGCAGAGCTCCAAGGCTTTTGGGCAGAAATTGACCGGCGTCTGAAATATGAGTCACAGGTAGAGGAAAACAATGCTTTACCAGTACGCTCAactttgcctttaaaaaaaataaaacaacttctATGTTATTTAATGAATACCAAAAACTTTGCTTTGTGTCGTAAGAATAAACCAGATATCACTCAATTTTACAAGATCGGATGCTGCAATTGACCAGCTCTAAGCACACAAAAATGCCATACCCAacgtatgtatttttaattgaaatatttgttttcagcTTATAGGATGGCTGGTGGTGGCTGGAACGTCTCTGGTGGTCTTCATGGTAATGTGCATGAGACATTGTTCCTCACCTCTTGGCTACCAGCAAGAGGAATACTGGTCCAAATATCGATCGAATGAAAAGACCCTCTTTCATCGAACAGCCGCTGTCCATGCCCAAGTCATGGCTGCAAAGTATGTAGAGAGCTTCTTCGGTTTTGTGGCTTTGGAGAGGGATGAGAAGGAACATATTGTGGAACACAAGGCTGCAGCCAGTCCCATCTGCAGCAAAGAGTGGGACAGAGTGACTGGTGTATACCTTTACCGAGAGAAAAATGGAGTCCCTCTATACAGTAGACTCAATAAATGGGCCACATACAGCGCTGAGAACAATGTAGATGGTTTTGATAAAGAAATGGATGTATTTGACAGTTTTATTACTTAGAGCAATCCAGCCACTGTGggtaatgtttttcatttcagaaATGGCGGCCTTTGTTGACGTGTTTCTCAGacttaaaaaaagcaaagtcaATTGGCCAGCAATTCACTTAGTTGAATCCTTTGACCAATATTTAGGCTGCCAATCTCTGAGGTGTGATTGAAACTGAGTTGTGCTTTTTAGACATTCTACAATTCATATTTG
Above is a window of Stigmatopora argus isolate UIUO_Sarg chromosome 11, RoL_Sarg_1.0, whole genome shotgun sequence DNA encoding:
- the LOC144085014 gene encoding calcium homeostasis modulator protein 2-like, whose product is MAAYALVTENFKFASLFFKSKDVMIFNGMIALGTVASQTAYNVFAFECPCSPGRNYYYGLAAIGAPALAFFIVGVMLNKRTWDLVSECRLRRFRKLSTAAAFAVLGSVIGRAVVAPLTWTVISLLQGLAYTCALSEFIDPSSLWGLPPDSKIEDMAMFPCKESVRAELQGFWAEIDRRLKYESQLIGWLVVAGTSLVVFMVMCMRHCSSPLGYQQEEYWSKYRSNEKTLFHRTAAVHAQVMAAKYVESFFGFVALERDEKEHIVEHKAAASPICSKEWDRVTGVYLYREKNGVPLYSRLNKWATYSAENNVDGFDKEMDVFDSFIT